The window GGCCTGGCTGACGCTGCATATGGCCGGAAATCTGTTCCGGCTGGGCCGTCTGCAGTTCCACCTGGTGCCTGCCGAAGGCCAGGACTCGGACTGGGTTCTTGGCGTCCATATCCCCGAAGACGGTGGCCTCTCCCCTGACTTGGTGGATGCCAGTTTCGCGGAGGCCAGATCCTTCTTCCCGCAGTCTTTTCCTGACAAACCCGCCCGCATAGCCACCTGCGATTCATGGATGCTGGACCCGTATCTCGTGCAGCGCCTCCCTGAGAGCAACATCGCGTCCTTCGCCCGACGCTTCACGCTGGACCGCTGCACTGATGCTCCTACTGACGCCATCTACTTCACCTTCAGGCACCGGGGACTCGAGGGCCTGGATAAGCTCCCACGGGAAACCTCACTGCAGCGCGTGGTCCTGGAGCGGATCGACGACGGCGGCACCTGGCAGCTTGGGCACGGTCACCTGGAACTGTAAATGGTTTGCTGTTCGGGGCAGGAAGACAAAACCCTCTTAATGGCGTCCTTTTCGGCCTGCGTGATCCAGAGCTGATAGGCAGCTTTCACGGAGACTTGCCGTGCGACATAGTGGCATCGGAAATTCTTATTGGCCGGCAACCAGGTGGCCGCGTCTCCCGCGCCCTTCTTAACGTTGGCGGGGCCGTCCGCGGCGATCAGGTTCAGGGGGTCGTTCGCGAACATTTGCCGCTGCTGGACAGTGAGCTGCTGTGCGCCCTTCTGCCAGGCGTCGGCGAGGGCCACCACGTGATCGATTTGTACCGCAGCGCTGGTGTCCTGGCCTCTTCGGAAAGTTACCTGTGCCCCTGTGTAGGGTTCATGAAAGCTACCGGCGGAGACCTTGCAGGATGAACCCTCCGTGAATACAACCGCGGAAAGGTCCCTGCGCAGAATGTCGTTTCGGGTGTCGCACCCATTGCGGTCTGCGTCTGCCCATGCCTGGCCGAAGGCGGACCTGTCGTAGTCCGACTTCGCCGCCCGCCCCTTGACCGGGAGCCGTTCCAACGCATCGATTGCCTTCTCAGGGGCAACAGGTGCCGCGCCCCGCAGTGGTTTCATCCAGTCAGGATTGAAAACGGGGGCTTCGCTGGGGCCTGCCGTCCAGGGTTCTGCGGCGCTGAATTGTCCGGTGGTGAAGTACCACGAGAGCCCTGCAACGACTGTTGCAGCGGCCAATCCAAGAATGGCCCACGCTTGCCTTGACCGTCTGCGGGCGCGTTTATAGGCCGACCAAGTGGTACTCAAGAGACTCCATCCAGTGGGAAAGCAATGTCCTACGAGCGTAGGACAAGGCACCGACAGTCAGAGCCGATATCCACAGTGTTGAGGACAAGTCACACTGCGGGCATGGAATATCTCGGTGGAGGCGGCGGGCTCCGCCGGCTTATTGCTCCCGCGTCACGCGCTGCAGGTCTTCCGTTGCCACTGCGAGGAGGCCGCGCAACTGTTCTACGCGCTGGTCGGTGACGTCACCGGACGCGTTGGCTGCGATGGCTTGATCCAGAAGTTTTTGGGCTTGCTTGTGATTGGCCTTTGCTACGTCCAAGGCGTGTTCAAGCGTGGTTTCATGTTCCAACGTCGATTCGTTTTCCATGACCCCATTTTGCTCAGGTTTCCCGGCTGATGCCAGTGACTCAGCCGGGAAACCTGCGGATACTTCGGAGTTTCTAGGCCCCAGCCGCCTCAAGAACGGCGATGGGAGCAACCACGTCACGTGCGGGGAACGACGGCGGGTTCACACCGGCCATTTCCTCCATCACACGAACAACCTGGCAGGAGTAGCCGAACTCGTTGTCGTACCAAACATACAGAACGAGGTTCTTGTCGTTGGCTATCGTCGCGAGGCCATCAACAATGCCCGCGCGGCGCGATCCAACGAAGTCGGTGGAGACAACATCCGGAGAGTCGATGTAGTCGATCTGCTTGCGGAGGTCCGAGTGCAAGGACATTTCGCGGAGGAAGTCGTTGACTTCATCCCGGGTGGTGCCCTTCTCAAGGTTGAGGTTCAGGATAGCCATGGAGACATCCGGGGTGGGTACGCGTATGGCATTGCCCGTGAGCTTGCCCTGCAGTTGAGGGAGCGCCTTGGCTACGGCCTTCGCGGCACCGGTCTCCGTGATGACCATGTTCAGCGCTGCGGAACGTCCGCGGCGATCTCCCTTGTGGAAGTTGTCAATCAGGTTCTGGTCATTCGTGAAGGAGTGGACCGTCTCCACGTGGCCGTGAATGATGCCGAATTTGTCGTTGATGGCCTTGAGCACCGGCGTAATCGCGTTGGTGGTGCAGGACGCCGCAGTGACGATCTTGTCGTCATCGGAGATGTCACGGTGGTTGATGCCGTGAACAATGTTCTTGAGTTCGCCCTTGCCCGGCGCAGTGAGCAGCACGCGTGCTGCGCCCTTGCTCTGCAGGTGCTGGGAAAGCCCATCGGCGTCGCGCCAGCGGCCGGTGTTGTCCACTACCAAGGCATCCTTGATGCCATAAGCGGTGTAGTCCACAGTGGCCGGGTTGTCCGAGTAGATGACCTGGATCTGTACGCCATTGGCGGTAATGGTGTTGGCTTCTTCGTCCACCCGGATGGTGCCTTCGAAGGAGCCGTGCACGGAGTCACGGCGGAGCAGGGAGGCACGCTTCACGAGGTCGTTATCAGAGCCTTTGCGCACAACGATCGCACGGAGGCGCAGCCCGTGTCCGCCGCCGGCCTTCTCAATCAGGATGCGGGCCAGGAGACGGCCGATGCGGCCAAAGCCGTACAGCACGACGTCGGTGCTGGTGCGATCGTCAGCGCCACGCTTTCCCACAATCTCTGCGAGCTCGGCACGCAGGTATTCATCCAGCGAAGCGCCGTTGCCTTCGGCCCGGAACTTCTCGGTCAAGCGTGCAATATCAATGGCGGCTGCGCCGAGTTCCAACTCAGAGAGCGCGTTCAACAGCGGTGCGGTCTCCTCGAGAAGCAGTTCGTGGTTGCTCATCCGGCGCGCAAAACGGTGGGCCTTCAGGATGTTCATGGTGGACTTGTTGATCAGGCTCCGGCCGTGGATGCTCGTGACCACATTATTTTCCCGGTACAACCGGCCGATTACCGGAATCATGGCCTCGGCGAGAGCCTCCCGGCCCATCCACTTATCAAGACAAGAATCTGACGTCTGGCTCACAGAACTACCTTCCTTGGGTCAACCACATACGTCCTCGTATGCAGATGGCAGCGGCCGCCCGGAGTAGTCCTGCGGCACATGCGCCGGCGGGCTTCGGTCCACCCACAGCGCCTTGAACGAGAGCAAAGAAAAATCCGCCGGCTGCGAACGCAGTCCCGGCGGCAGAACATCTACGTTCAGTAACCATTCTATGGCGGAAGGAAGCGGCCCAGGCCCCTCGAAGGCGTGAAATCACTCACACGCCGGTTTTCAGGCGGTCATAAATGGATGGGTCGACCGATACGCCGGGTTCCGGACGAACCCCGGAAACTCAAGCCACTTCAGCCTCTAGGGAGTTTTCAGGGAGTTTCTGCTCCGGCAGCACCTAGTTTGTGGAGTGCGTGAACAGCTCTCTACGACCCTCAGCAGCAGCCTCGCCAGCTTCCTCTGGCGTCTTGAAGTAGCCGAAAGAGTGCGTGACACCGCCCTTCTTTACCCTGGCATGCCAGAGCCCGCTGGCCTTGTGGAAGCTTACGCCCCGGTATCCAGATTTGTTGTCCTTTTGGATGACCAGGTTCTGTCCATTTTGTCCGTGGGTACAGACACGCAGGTGGGCGGGGTTCACGCAGCCGCAGTGGTGGATATGATCGATGTCATGTCCCGAAGGGATGGGACCGTTGAAGTGTTCCCAGATCCACCGGTGTGCGTAGACTCGCTGCGTGCCGAACGAGAAGCGAGGGTATCCCCCGTCTTCAACAGGACGATTCCAGTTCCAGCACCCAGTCGAGGGGTCTTTGTCTACCCTCAGCATGAAGCGGGCAAAGTCTGGCAAGCCGCGGTCGTAGTTCTGGATTGGCCGAAGCGGTTTCCCGCTTCTCGCCTGGCGATTATGCGTCTGGCATCTTCCGGATGATTCGACGGGGCGCCCGCAGTCGGGAAATGAGCATTCTGAGGTCATTCCTCAAGTCTATACATCGTCCCTGACAGTGAGAGTGATTAAGCCGTCCGTGGCGGCAACCATTCGGTCATCGTCCGTAGGCCAAAGGTGAGCATAGGTTTGCAGCGTCTCGGTGGCGTCCTTATGACCAAGCCTATGCGCCACAGCCACCGGCGAGAGCCCGGCCGCGATCAGCAGGGAGGCATGGTGGTGACGTAACTGATGCCATCCGTCTCCGATGAACGGCAGCCTCTCTCTGGCCCACCTCCAAGCCTCACCCCGAGTCGTCCGGCTGCAGGCACCGCCGATGGCGTTCGTAAAGACCAGAGACTCGGGATGCTGGGCACCCCGGGCTTTCAGCATCAAAATTGTGGCAGACCCAATTTTCACGGACCGGTAGGACGCTTGCGTTTTGAGGGGTCCGAACTTCGGGATGTTGCCCGTAGTAAGAAGCTGCCTGTCCACGGTCACAATCCCCGCATCAAGGTCTACACGGTCCCAAGTGACGCCGAACAGTTCGGACGGCCGCAAACCCGTTGCCGCGGCGAACACCACAGCTTCACGATGGGCTGGCTTCATGACTTCGACTAGGCGCTGGACCTGCTGGACATCGAGCGGCCGCACAGGAGCATGTTCAACCTTCGGCAGCCGCACCCCGGCAGTGGGTGAGCTTTTCAAGTGCTTGTCCAGGACAGCCGCTTTGAGCAATCCGGACAGGTAGACATAGGACAGCTTGATGGTTGAGGGGGCGAGAGTCTCAGCCCAATCAGCAATTGCCGCCTGAATGTCAGCGCGGGTCAGATCCTTCAAGGGGATCCTCCCCAAGGTGGGAATGATGTTGAGGTCCAGGCGTCGGCGGATTTGGTCCAAGGAGCCGTCGCGTTGGTGGACCTGTGCGGTGTACCAAACCTCGGCCCACTCCCCCACGGTCATGGTTCCGGAGTTGGGTGAATGGTAGGTGCCGCTGATGAGCGTAGCTTCCATGGTGGCTGCGTGAGCTTTGGCTGCGTCCTTGTTAGTAAAGGACATCTTCTTTTCGGTGCCATCCGGTTCTACCCAGACGGCACGCCAGCGCTTGCCCTTCCCGTATTCGGAGGAGCGCTTCTTGTCTTTTCGGATCCAGCGGTCTTCGACGCGGGCCATTAGAACAGTCTCCGGCGGAGCGTGCCCGTGGTGCGGCTGGTGCGCTGCTGGATAAGCAAGGCGGTGCCGTGCGGGTCAGTTGCCCGAGCTGCAGGGGTGTCGATGATCCTGTTGACCTCTCGCCAGTACTGGGTGGGCGTGAGGCCGAAGCGTTCCCGGGCGTGAGATTCACGGGCTGCAGCGTATTTGTAGGGTGCGGTGGCCAGCTTGAGTATGGCTTTGTCTTCTTCTGTCATGGTGTTCCCCATCCAATGCGTTTCCTGAGTTCGAGCATTTCCTCGAAGCTGAGGGACTTCACGAAGTACTTCACGTCGCGGGGTAAGACGAAGAGCCGGTGAGCGATCCCGATGAGGTCGTCGTCGACCTGGGCGGCCGCGACGAATGCGTCGGGTGTGATCAGGTGACGGGCGGCCCACATGCTGGCCTGCGCTTCTTGCTTTGGGTTGCAGCCCACGTGTCGGAAGTTCGCGTGCCCCAGCTCGTGCCATGTGCTGGAGTGCCTTTGCAGGGCGCCCAGGTTCACGTGCCGCAGGATCGTGTGCGTGTCGGGGTCATAGCAAGCCCACCAACCATTGGGTGGGTAACCATCAATGATGGCCACACCCAACTCTTCGGCTTTTTCTTCGTACCCCATGCCGGAGGACTCTAGAAGAGAGCCCTGACGTTTTTTAGTCAGGATCAACCTCTGCGCCAATTTCCATGCCTTTTTGACCTGTATCGGCTGCCAGGTGGAAGCTGCCTTGCTCATCCCAGTAGGGCCGGGCAGGCTTCTGCGCTGCTTCGGCAAGGCCATTGAGCTTGAGTAGCTCACGGGACATGGACGCGAGGGCGTCTTGGGCGCTGGCTGGGAGCCGGCGAGCGTGAGCCAGGACGAGGCCGTCTTCTAGTTCGACGCCGACACGGAGGCCGACTTCACGGGCGCAGACGTCGACGACGTCGGACTCTAAGACGTTGAGGCCACGAGCGAGGCCTCGGATGGTGTCTGGGTCTGGGAAGTTCTTGAGCTTGCGGGTGACCATTTGCTGGAGTGCCTTGTGGGTGGGCTTGCCACCGCAGTCGCGGGAGAGTTCGACATAGGTGCGGGCACCTCTACGCCTTGTGATGAGTGACGCCAGGCTGTTCGGGCCGGGTGCGTCTTCGGTGGTGTTTTCCATGAGCTGAACTCTCCCAGCAGGTTTGAGATGCCGACAAACTGTAAACGCGGCTTGACGCCTACCATGCGTTTCGGTTCAAGAGTACCTTTCACGCCTACTAAATGCCTTGAAGAATTTTCCAGTTCCCAGCCGGGAGTAGGGGCATCGGCGCACATCGGAGTTGACAGGGTGCCTACCACTACGCAACCATGGGCATATCCCAGTTGCCAGATAGGCGCCTATCATGGGACTATAGAGAGGAAGCAGAAATGATCTACCAGCCCCGAACGCGGTACCCGAAAGGCACGTACATGAGACTCAAGAACAGGGACCTCCTGCGGGCCATGGTCATCGTCCAGGAGGACATCGACGCCGCACGCAAAACCGGGCGCCCCATCCCCGCCTCCAAGACACCGCAAAGGGCGCTGGCAGATCGAGCCGGAGTCACCGGAGGATTCATCAACCACCTCACCTCAGGTCGCCGCAAATCCTGCGAGCCGAGGACGGCGGAGCGAATCTCGGAGGCGCTCCAAATTCCGCTCGATGTTCTCTTCGACTCCGATGAGACGCATGGCAGAAGTAAAAAAGTCAGCCCCAAGAAGTAGCCTCAAGCCATCCACGAAAGGAAGTCACATGGGTCAGCCAATCGCATTCGAGGAACTCGAGTGGAAAGAAAAAGGCATGGATCTCATAAAAGAACTCGCCGCGTCCGGCGCGCCGTTCGACGCATATGCGCTCACAGAGAAGGGATTGGCTGACCCGCCGCACCCGAACAAGTGGGGTTCGCTGTTCCGTGCAGCCCGGTCCCGGCGCCTCATTGAGCATGCGGGGTTCCACCGTTCCAGCCGCCCCAGCCGCTCCGGCGGGGTTTGCCAGCAGTGGATCGGATTGCCGGAGGCCAACCGATGAGCACCGCTGTTCAGACACTCCCCCGCATGGCACTCACACTGGAGCAGGTATCCGAGATCTTGCAAGAGCCCCCGGCAACAATCGCGAAGCACTGCCGCACGCAGGCACTTAGGGGTGCATACAAGACCGGCGGCCGTACGTCGCCGTGGCGGATCCCGCCGGCGGCCATCGATTACTACCAGCAGCACCAACCGAAGCAGTGAGGGCGGCCCTGATGAGCAAGAAGGACCCGCAGACCGCGGCGCTTCGGCGCCTGGATGTCGCAATCACCATCCAGCAGCAGGCGCAGCAGAAGGCTGTTGATGAGCGGACTCATATTGAGGCTGCGGTGCGTGAAGCTCTGGCGGCCGGGGTGAAGGTGTCCGACGTTGCGGCGCGCCTGGGTGTGACTGTGCAGCGGGTGTATCAGATCAAGAACGCAAAATCCTAAACGGATGCGTGGCGAAACGTTTTGTAGTTGCCAGATAGGCATTTTGAAAGTACCATTTACATATGGGCATAAAGGTGAGGCCCTGGGACTGCAATCCCAAGGCCTCGCAGCCACCGAACCCACGAAAAGGAAACATTCGATGACCGATCTCCACTTTACCAAAGCCCACGCCGCCGCGGTTCTCCGCTTCGAAATTGTCACCTTCGCCGAAGAAACCCCCACCAACGGGTACACCGAAGCCGACTTCCAGACCCTCGCCCGCCGGCTCTCTTACATGATCGACGCCGACGTCAATTGGGTTACCCTCGAAGACGCATGGCAGGCGTCGCAAGACTGGTTCTCAGTTGCCAACTGCACGCACGAGGACATCAACCTCAACCGCTCCGGCACCATCGACAACCGCGCCGAGCTAACCGAACGCATCGAAGCGAACCTTACAGAGGACATCCGCTACATCCTCGAACGCGCCTCATTCGCACCTCACTGGGAGTTGGCAGCATGAACGGCCTCTTCCTCCTCTGCCTGGTCATGGCTGTCGGATTCCTTGTCGCCATCCCGTGGGCCATCCGCGCTGACCACGCCGATGTGCACCTCATGCACCGTGCCGGGTCTGGCTGCCGTGACTGCGAGGACCGGTCATGAGCAGCATCGAACCCGACGACTGCGACCACGACGAGATTTACCGCGGAGTCTGCGAAGACTGCGACGCGATCATCGAACCCGACTGGGAACCGTCCGACGCTGACCTCCCCGCCCCGGACTACGGCCACACGAACCCATCCACAGCCCGCCTCGAAGCCTGGGCCAACAAGCAGGAGCTGACACGATGACCACCCAATTCACAGACCCCTCACTCCCAGCAGTTGCCCCGGGCTCGGCGGAGTGGATGACCTACATGACAGCCAGCAAAGTCAGCGCCATCATGAAGCACTCCGTCTACGACTCCTACCTCTCCCTGTGGCTCAAGATGGCAGGCCAGATTCCCCGAGAAGACGACACCGACATTACCCGCCGCGGGCACTACCTCGAGCCGGCAGTAAGGGCATGGTTTCGGGATCAGCATCCAGACTGGCAGGTCACCGAGACTGGGATGTGGGTGCACCCAGACATCCCGTGGGCAGCCTCCACACCAGATGGCATCATCCACACCCCGGAAGGCACTGAACTCTTCGAGGCGAAGTCCTCCACGCTGGACGGCGAATGGGGCGAACCATTCACCGATCAAGTCCCGCCCGGCTATTACGACCAGGCACAGTGGCAGATGTTCACCACCGGCCTCCGGAGGGTCCGGCTTGCGGTTATCAAGTCCTACCTTGAGTTCGCCGAGTACGTCATCGAGTACGACGTCGCCCATATCGAATTGATGCTGGTCAAGGTCAACGAGTTCATGGCCTCCCTTGAAGCAGGACAGCGTCCCAGCCTTGACCCTCTGGACGGGCACGCCGCCACATACGAGGCGGTGAAGCAACTCAACCCAGGCATCGAGGACGAAGACTTCGAAGTATCGGACGAGGACGCCATCCGATTCCTCAAATCAAATGCGGCTCGTAAAGCTGCCGAGC is drawn from Arthrobacter sp. 31Y and contains these coding sequences:
- a CDS encoding helix-turn-helix domain-containing protein, which codes for MRLKNRDLLRAMVIVQEDIDAARKTGRPIPASKTPQRALADRAGVTGGFINHLTSGRRKSCEPRTAERISEALQIPLDVLFDSDETHGRSKKVSPKK
- a CDS encoding acyltransferase domain-containing protein codes for the protein MAASPYAELFTLLDITGEDAAECAHLLDTPPDEPVLRAMTVLRERLGTFPVDSIRVDGDVQDESTLQEESTAQNDGAVETVWIEALLRFAPSVHAYHLDLGIDSTVSAASLADLGLQLRINRRVHGHFGLDTWAWLTLHMAGNLFRLGRLQFHLVPAEGQDSDWVLGVHIPEDGGLSPDLVDASFAEARSFFPQSFPDKPARIATCDSWMLDPYLVQRLPESNIASFARRFTLDRCTDAPTDAIYFTFRHRGLEGLDKLPRETSLQRVVLERIDDGGTWQLGHGHLEL
- a CDS encoding HNH endonuclease family protein, producing MSTTWSAYKRARRRSRQAWAILGLAAATVVAGLSWYFTTGQFSAAEPWTAGPSEAPVFNPDWMKPLRGAAPVAPEKAIDALERLPVKGRAAKSDYDRSAFGQAWADADRNGCDTRNDILRRDLSAVVFTEGSSCKVSAGSFHEPYTGAQVTFRRGQDTSAAVQIDHVVALADAWQKGAQQLTVQQRQMFANDPLNLIAADGPANVKKGAGDAATWLPANKNFRCHYVARQVSVKAAYQLWITQAEKDAIKRVLSSCPEQQTIYSSR
- a CDS encoding helix-turn-helix domain-containing protein; amino-acid sequence: MSTAVQTLPRMALTLEQVSEILQEPPATIAKHCRTQALRGAYKTGGRTSPWRIPPAAIDYYQQHQPKQ
- a CDS encoding ImmA/IrrE family metallo-endopeptidase, with product MGYEEKAEELGVAIIDGYPPNGWWACYDPDTHTILRHVNLGALQRHSSTWHELGHANFRHVGCNPKQEAQASMWAARHLITPDAFVAAAQVDDDLIGIAHRLFVLPRDVKYFVKSLSFEEMLELRKRIGWGTP
- a CDS encoding YqaJ viral recombinase family protein, which produces MTTQFTDPSLPAVAPGSAEWMTYMTASKVSAIMKHSVYDSYLSLWLKMAGQIPREDDTDITRRGHYLEPAVRAWFRDQHPDWQVTETGMWVHPDIPWAASTPDGIIHTPEGTELFEAKSSTLDGEWGEPFTDQVPPGYYDQAQWQMFTTGLRRVRLAVIKSYLEFAEYVIEYDVAHIELMLVKVNEFMASLEAGQRPSLDPLDGHAATYEAVKQLNPGIEDEDFEVSDEDAIRFLKSNAARKAAELVEQGAKSFIADLAGEAHYITWNGKKLFTRQSRGGGTPYLVASKNLPTIAEESETK
- a CDS encoding DUF3263 domain-containing protein; its protein translation is MTEEDKAILKLATAPYKYAAARESHARERFGLTPTQYWREVNRIIDTPAARATDPHGTALLIQQRTSRTTGTLRRRLF
- a CDS encoding glyceraldehyde-3-phosphate dehydrogenase; translation: MSQTSDSCLDKWMGREALAEAMIPVIGRLYRENNVVTSIHGRSLINKSTMNILKAHRFARRMSNHELLLEETAPLLNALSELELGAAAIDIARLTEKFRAEGNGASLDEYLRAELAEIVGKRGADDRTSTDVVLYGFGRIGRLLARILIEKAGGGHGLRLRAIVVRKGSDNDLVKRASLLRRDSVHGSFEGTIRVDEEANTITANGVQIQVIYSDNPATVDYTAYGIKDALVVDNTGRWRDADGLSQHLQSKGAARVLLTAPGKGELKNIVHGINHRDISDDDKIVTAASCTTNAITPVLKAINDKFGIIHGHVETVHSFTNDQNLIDNFHKGDRRGRSAALNMVITETGAAKAVAKALPQLQGKLTGNAIRVPTPDVSMAILNLNLEKGTTRDEVNDFLREMSLHSDLRKQIDYIDSPDVVSTDFVGSRRAGIVDGLATIANDKNLVLYVWYDNEFGYSCQVVRVMEEMAGVNPPSFPARDVVAPIAVLEAAGA
- a CDS encoding HNH endonuclease signature motif containing protein; the encoded protein is MTSECSFPDCGRPVESSGRCQTHNRQARSGKPLRPIQNYDRGLPDFARFMLRVDKDPSTGCWNWNRPVEDGGYPRFSFGTQRVYAHRWIWEHFNGPIPSGHDIDHIHHCGCVNPAHLRVCTHGQNGQNLVIQKDNKSGYRGVSFHKASGLWHARVKKGGVTHSFGYFKTPEEAGEAAAEGRRELFTHSTN
- a CDS encoding tyrosine-type recombinase/integrase — protein: MARVEDRWIRKDKKRSSEYGKGKRWRAVWVEPDGTEKKMSFTNKDAAKAHAATMEATLISGTYHSPNSGTMTVGEWAEVWYTAQVHQRDGSLDQIRRRLDLNIIPTLGRIPLKDLTRADIQAAIADWAETLAPSTIKLSYVYLSGLLKAAVLDKHLKSSPTAGVRLPKVEHAPVRPLDVQQVQRLVEVMKPAHREAVVFAAATGLRPSELFGVTWDRVDLDAGIVTVDRQLLTTGNIPKFGPLKTQASYRSVKIGSATILMLKARGAQHPESLVFTNAIGGACSRTTRGEAWRWARERLPFIGDGWHQLRHHHASLLIAAGLSPVAVAHRLGHKDATETLQTYAHLWPTDDDRMVAATDGLITLTVRDDV